In one Hemitrygon akajei chromosome 3, sHemAka1.3, whole genome shotgun sequence genomic region, the following are encoded:
- the ccdc32 gene encoding coiled-coil domain-containing protein 32, with translation MAARDTESADDIWERICSGLPAQMMDVNETNCPVKECFPESFAEIFSPISVTVPDVDLMSNEHHAEEGNAWAPMADSQQYLATLENRLRKLKGINEEPSSKGMLRSLSQAKKECWDRFLHEQYMSEIYSDGYEMDQSAMDYFKRWVQPDRVPVNAEEIQYLISPEGQSESPEEPEGESCSSCEQ, from the exons ATGGCTGCCAGAGACACAGAGTCTGCTGATGATATATGGGAGAGGATATGTTCTGGACTGCCAGCTCAGATGATGGACGTGAATGAAACCAATTGCCCAGTCAAAGAGTGCTTCCCAGAATCCTTCGCTGAAATATTCAGCCCGATCTCTGTCACAGTGCCAGACGTAGATTTGATGAGCAACGAGCATCATGCGGAGGAAGGgaatgcttgggctcccatggcTGATTCACAGCAATATCTGGCAACGCTGG AAAATCGCCTGAGGAAACTGAAGGGTATAAACGAAGAGCCAAGTTCAAAAGGGATGCTAAGGAGCCTATCACAGGCAAAGAAAGAATGCTGGGATCGGTTCCTGCATGAGCAGTATATGTCAGAGATATACAGTGATGGATACGAGATGGACCAGAG TGCCATGGACTATTTCAAGCGGTGGGTGCAGCCAGACAGAGTTCCGGTAAACGCAGAGGAGATTCAGTATCTGATCAGTCCTGAAGGACAGTCTGAGAGCCCAGAGGAGCCTGAAGGTGAAAGCTGCTCTTCCTGTGAACAGTAA